Proteins co-encoded in one Haloarcula pelagica genomic window:
- a CDS encoding class I SAM-dependent methyltransferase, translating into MDEDQRETVRTGYDDIAATYTAERDGDGRERRLLTDLSAALPAGSRVLDAGCGAGTPALDVVVGDHAVTGLDISREQLRSAGARLPDSLFCQGDLAALPFVDDTFDALVSLHAVIHVPRAEHAAVFAEFERVLAPGGRLLAALGNEEWEGNNDDWLDTGTEMAWSFHGRERNRELLTDAGFTVTDVEVVDDELGGAFAFFRARA; encoded by the coding sequence ATGGACGAGGACCAGCGCGAGACCGTCCGGACGGGCTACGACGACATCGCCGCGACGTACACGGCCGAACGCGACGGGGACGGCCGCGAACGACGCCTCCTCACGGACCTGTCCGCGGCGCTACCGGCCGGAAGCCGCGTGCTCGACGCCGGCTGTGGCGCCGGGACGCCCGCCCTCGATGTCGTCGTCGGCGACCACGCGGTGACCGGATTGGACATCTCCCGCGAGCAGTTGCGCTCGGCCGGGGCGCGACTCCCCGACTCACTGTTCTGTCAGGGCGACCTCGCGGCGCTACCGTTCGTCGACGACACCTTCGACGCCCTCGTCTCCCTGCACGCGGTCATCCACGTCCCGCGGGCCGAACACGCCGCCGTCTTCGCCGAGTTCGAACGTGTCCTCGCACCCGGCGGCCGGCTGCTGGCCGCGCTGGGCAACGAGGAGTGGGAGGGGAACAACGACGACTGGCTCGACACCGGCACCGAGATGGCCTGGAGTTTCCACGGCCGCGAGCGCAACCGCGAACTGCTGACCGACGCCGGCTTCACGGTCACCGATGTCGAAGTCGTCGACGACGAACTGGGCGGGGCCTTCGCCTTCTTTCGGGCGCGAGCCTGA